A single Desulfovibrio piger DNA region contains:
- a CDS encoding phage regulatory CII family protein: protein MPDYPTMTATEAIRHAKDVSGMTAEEIAAAAGIRPAAVRRYLAMDSDDYFPGLDKIPALCRAMHNDVLLQWLQAQISSKKRVEQATSRAEVLTAAARAAASLGDVQRTLANTEGSGITPFRARELRSLLQDVVLDCQHLQDMLLELASASDITEAEPLFSLRQEPATTPWWKKIFQR from the coding sequence ATGCCTGACTATCCCACCATGACGGCCACAGAGGCCATCCGTCACGCCAAGGACGTTTCCGGCATGACGGCGGAAGAAATCGCGGCGGCAGCCGGTATCAGGCCCGCCGCCGTGCGCCGCTACCTGGCCATGGATTCTGACGACTACTTCCCCGGCCTGGACAAGATCCCCGCCCTGTGCCGTGCCATGCACAATGACGTGCTGCTCCAATGGCTCCAGGCCCAGATTAGCAGCAAGAAGCGGGTGGAACAGGCCACGAGCCGGGCCGAAGTGCTGACCGCGGCGGCGCGCGCCGCTGCCAGCCTGGGCGATGTGCAGCGCACGCTGGCCAATACTGAGGGCAGCGGCATCACACCCTTCCGGGCCCGCGAGCTGCGCAGCCTGCTCCAGGACGTGGTGCTGGACTGCCAGCATCTCCAGGACATGCTGCTGGAACTGGCCAGCGCCAGCGACATCACAGAAGCGGAGCCGCTGTTCAGCCTGCGGCAGGAGCCCGCCACGACTCCGTGGTGGAAGAAGATATTTCAACGGTAG
- a CDS encoding HigA family addiction module antitoxin, with translation MRVRTHPGEVLLEEFLIPLHISPHALALALGVPPTRIADIVHQRRGISADTAARLARYFGTSASFWCNLQSAYDVSVVESSRQAELCRIVPHASAGAVAQA, from the coding sequence ATGCGTGTCCGTACCCATCCCGGCGAGGTCCTGCTGGAAGAGTTCCTGATTCCGCTGCATATCAGCCCGCATGCGCTGGCACTGGCCCTTGGCGTCCCGCCGACGCGCATCGCGGATATCGTCCACCAGCGTCGTGGCATCAGCGCAGATACGGCGGCCCGTCTTGCCCGCTATTTCGGAACCAGCGCCTCCTTCTGGTGCAACTTGCAAAGCGCCTATGACGTCTCCGTGGTGGAATCCTCCCGGCAGGCGGAGCTTTGCCGCATCGTCCCCCATGCTTCGGCGGGAGCAGTGGCGCAGGCATGA
- a CDS encoding DUF3873 family protein: MTTPKKPGQLPEMRRRGKPLGRYRFLIPDWHPAMGGGNGTGNPQVVLQEKDIAMSLTPRNLGNGQEQYETFTSRMLRKPSTYVQYDYRHTNGKLFSCVAKTLDDARARRDQWIKKNYA; the protein is encoded by the coding sequence ATGACGACGCCGAAAAAGCCGGGACAACTCCCGGAGATGCGAAGGCGGGGAAAGCCGCTGGGCCGATACCGTTTTCTGATTCCAGACTGGCATCCAGCGATGGGTGGCGGAAATGGAACCGGAAATCCTCAAGTTGTACTTCAAGAAAAGGACATAGCCATGTCATTGACCCCTCGCAATCTCGGTAACGGACAGGAGCAGTACGAAACCTTCACGTCCAGGATGCTCAGAAAGCCCTCTACATACGTTCAGTATGACTACCGGCACACGAACGGAAAGCTTTTTTCGTGCGTCGCCAAGACGCTTGATGATGCCCGCGCCAGACGCGACCAGTGGATCAAGAAAAACTATGCCTAG
- a CDS encoding recombinase RecT yields the protein MSQIQTAVKKPQTIGQLLEAQMSAIAMVVAGSTPRERMKRAEKFARICLTAVRNTPHLSECSMPSLAAAIMTSAQLDLEPNTPQGLAYLIPYKGKKGYEAQFQIGYKGLLQLAYRSGMVQSINADIVYRAEIEAGLFSYAKGACPNIIHETDLLGDYRKGEIVAAYAACTLKGGQTIMRVIDRQDVERAQKTSASFKAARSCNKPDMSPWYTNPEAMWMKTAIKRLAAWMPQVEILSMAVEEDSKADREALAASAKSETEAINDALAATAVVPLPQAQEEDDNDAIETSAAPSPQPQETAPERKPRMTQEELDALRQQALNAVLERGYDRGKAEWLAGRSMDAWTATDCKRVLREAQKLHLQEPPAPDSTQAGSADTAPEPEQAFVPPYQTFTCPHNGAQVTEDDCYDCKHRTGCPAHDDAPAADA from the coding sequence ATGTCCCAGATCCAGACTGCCGTAAAAAAGCCCCAGACCATCGGTCAATTGCTTGAGGCCCAGATGAGTGCCATCGCCATGGTGGTTGCAGGCAGCACTCCCCGCGAACGCATGAAGCGGGCCGAAAAGTTTGCCCGCATCTGCCTGACCGCAGTACGCAATACCCCGCACCTTTCTGAATGTTCCATGCCCAGCCTGGCTGCGGCCATCATGACGTCCGCCCAGCTCGATCTTGAGCCCAATACGCCGCAGGGACTTGCCTACCTCATCCCGTATAAAGGGAAGAAAGGCTACGAAGCTCAGTTCCAGATCGGCTACAAGGGGCTTCTACAGCTGGCGTATCGCTCCGGCATGGTGCAGTCCATCAATGCCGATATCGTGTACAGGGCGGAGATAGAAGCCGGGCTGTTCAGTTACGCCAAGGGGGCATGCCCCAACATCATCCACGAAACTGATCTGCTTGGCGATTATCGCAAGGGCGAGATCGTTGCGGCGTATGCCGCCTGCACGCTCAAGGGCGGCCAGACCATCATGCGCGTCATAGACCGGCAGGACGTGGAGCGCGCCCAAAAGACGAGCGCCAGTTTCAAGGCCGCGAGATCCTGCAACAAGCCAGACATGTCCCCGTGGTATACCAATCCAGAGGCCATGTGGATGAAGACAGCCATCAAACGCCTGGCTGCCTGGATGCCGCAAGTGGAGATTCTCAGTATGGCTGTGGAAGAAGACAGCAAGGCGGATCGCGAGGCCCTCGCCGCCTCCGCAAAAAGCGAGACGGAAGCCATCAATGACGCCTTGGCGGCTACGGCTGTCGTCCCCCTTCCCCAGGCCCAGGAAGAGGATGACAACGATGCCATTGAGACCAGCGCTGCCCCTTCTCCGCAGCCGCAGGAAACTGCACCGGAGCGGAAGCCCCGCATGACGCAGGAAGAGCTGGATGCGTTGCGCCAGCAGGCCCTGAATGCCGTGCTGGAGCGCGGCTACGACAGGGGCAAGGCCGAATGGCTGGCCGGACGTTCCATGGATGCCTGGACGGCAACGGACTGCAAACGCGTCCTGCGTGAAGCGCAAAAGCTGCATCTCCAGGAGCCACCCGCCCCTGACTCCACGCAGGCCGGAAGCGCCGACACAGCGCCGGAACCGGAACAGGCCTTCGTCCCGCCGTACCAGACGTTCACCTGCCCCCACAACGGCGCCCAGGTCACGGAAGACGACTGCTACGACTGCAAGCACCGCACAGGCTGCCCGGCACACGATGACGCCCCGGCAGCGGATGCGTGA
- a CDS encoding phage antirepressor KilAC domain-containing protein: MSEMQIFRNAEFGAVRVVDVNGDPWFVAKDVARALGYPESSLRQLNNLFGHVPDEWKGRNWIMTPGGEQEMLIISEQGLYFFLARSDKAAALPYQMWVAGDVMPSIRRHGAYLTPARLEEALLNPDTLIRLATNLKAEREKRQALEAQAAADRPKVVFAESIEVAKTSILVGEMAKLIKQATGYEMGQNRFFDWLRAHGYLHKSGSARNMPTQRCIDAGWMEIKEGTRIGSGGECHITRTPKVTGRGQIYFVNLFRKRAAETA; this comes from the coding sequence ATGAGTGAAATGCAGATCTTCAGGAACGCCGAATTCGGCGCTGTGCGCGTCGTGGATGTAAACGGTGACCCCTGGTTCGTGGCCAAGGATGTGGCTCGGGCGCTGGGCTACCCGGAAAGTTCCCTTCGTCAACTCAACAACCTTTTCGGGCATGTCCCGGATGAATGGAAGGGTCGTAATTGGATTATGACCCCCGGTGGCGAGCAGGAGATGCTCATCATCTCCGAGCAGGGGCTCTACTTCTTCCTTGCCCGTTCCGACAAAGCGGCCGCCCTCCCCTACCAGATGTGGGTAGCCGGGGACGTGATGCCCAGCATCCGGCGCCACGGCGCCTACCTGACGCCCGCCAGGCTGGAGGAGGCGCTGCTGAACCCGGACACCCTGATCCGGCTGGCTACAAACCTCAAGGCGGAGCGGGAAAAGCGGCAGGCGCTGGAAGCACAGGCCGCGGCCGACCGGCCCAAGGTGGTGTTTGCGGAATCCATCGAGGTGGCGAAGACCTCCATCCTCGTGGGCGAGATGGCCAAGCTCATCAAGCAGGCCACGGGCTATGAGATGGGCCAGAACCGCTTTTTCGACTGGCTGCGCGCCCACGGCTATCTGCACAAGAGCGGCAGCGCCAGGAACATGCCCACGCAGCGCTGCATCGACGCGGGCTGGATGGAGATCAAGGAAGGGACGCGCATCGGCTCCGGCGGGGAATGCCACATTACCCGCACGCCCAAGGTGACGGGCCGGGGCCAGATCTACTTCGTGAACCTGTTTCGGAAAAGGGCGGCGGAAACTGCGTAG
- a CDS encoding S24 family peptidase: MDKWEYTAQMAWQAILSKVQAMKSEGKTLQQIADIIGVKNRSLIGEWLNGNREAANAPFSNLMGYLERLGLDYQDFFPVRTPEIRRVSSHAPTEKVQGKNLQELSVYDVAGAGPAIDVAELTPLFSVYAPPSYLRQADFAILVDGHSMEPLIPHRSVVGVKKDAPFVANELYAARIPYEGMVVKRIGVDRQKNEFVFKSENPNKESYPDFRLGIAEAEQIIVGRVVWVMWGY, encoded by the coding sequence ATGGATAAATGGGAATATACCGCACAAATGGCGTGGCAGGCGATACTCTCCAAGGTTCAAGCCATGAAGAGTGAGGGGAAAACGCTCCAACAAATTGCTGATATCATCGGCGTAAAAAATCGTTCTCTCATAGGCGAATGGCTCAATGGCAACAGAGAAGCTGCCAATGCTCCTTTTTCCAACTTGATGGGATACTTGGAACGCCTTGGCCTCGATTACCAAGATTTTTTTCCTGTCCGGACACCAGAAATCCGCAGGGTCTCAAGCCATGCCCCGACGGAGAAGGTCCAGGGAAAAAATCTGCAGGAGCTTTCCGTCTATGATGTTGCCGGAGCTGGCCCGGCCATCGACGTTGCCGAGCTGACACCGCTCTTCTCTGTCTACGCGCCTCCCAGCTATCTGCGCCAAGCTGATTTTGCCATCCTGGTGGATGGGCACAGCATGGAGCCCTTAATCCCACATCGCTCTGTTGTGGGGGTCAAAAAGGATGCTCCCTTTGTCGCCAATGAACTCTACGCGGCGCGCATCCCCTATGAAGGGATGGTGGTCAAGCGTATCGGCGTTGATCGCCAGAAAAACGAGTTCGTGTTCAAGTCTGAAAACCCCAACAAGGAATCCTATCCAGATTTCCGCTTGGGTATCGCTGAAGCAGAACAAATCATTGTAGGGCGCGTTGTCTGGGTCATGTGGGGGTACTAA
- a CDS encoding RNA-binding protein, which yields MDISFVFSALTEFASQNPDATWVAVVVSVLTSLCGICAVATIWMPVPSATTGLYATVYALVHSMAAHFGQNKGAVADGKSAEVQDAVKAVKGK from the coding sequence ATGGACATCAGTTTCGTTTTTTCGGCCCTGACCGAATTCGCCAGCCAGAACCCCGACGCGACCTGGGTCGCCGTCGTGGTCTCCGTGCTGACCTCGCTCTGCGGCATCTGCGCCGTGGCCACCATCTGGATGCCTGTCCCCAGTGCGACCACCGGTCTGTATGCCACCGTCTACGCCCTCGTGCACTCCATGGCCGCCCATTTTGGCCAGAACAAGGGCGCTGTGGCCGATGGCAAGAGCGCGGAAGTCCAGGACGCCGTCAAGGCTGTCAAAGGAAAGTAA
- a CDS encoding ParA family protein codes for MTFDHLLNKVEEIFISYNGLIDLNQYKDKFFINRDLFGKISIVWDEDHLNENSQIKNALENICATIEATLGKHTYPKQRIILEREAPFQAEKEGAVIFKYGSQVRFTVIDRVLTESSWYHRDENFSISDKIVVFYSIKGGVGRSTALTAAAWNFAQKGKSVMVVDMDLESPGISSSLLPEDRCPTYGLLDWLVEDLVDNGTELVDSMFGLSPLAKNIHGNIFVIPAHGKEYGEYISKMGRAWMPQLRNGSRIPWPHRLRRVLLELDKKLHPDVILIDARSGLDEISSACVLGLAPKSVLLFALENMQTWSGYSMLFKYWNTVEVAKKIRESLQIVAAMILDGENKESYIKKLRESSWDCFVEHLYDSIPAEIDSENDFFTFDLLANEAPHSPWEIKWHQGISSLRQLYTLSESFDPVMIKAIFPFVDNLYEIFFGDE; via the coding sequence ATGACATTCGATCACCTTTTAAATAAAGTAGAGGAAATATTTATTTCCTATAACGGCCTTATTGATTTGAATCAGTATAAAGATAAATTTTTTATAAATAGAGATTTATTTGGAAAAATTTCAATTGTTTGGGATGAAGATCATCTGAACGAAAATTCTCAAATTAAAAATGCTCTTGAAAATATCTGTGCTACCATCGAAGCAACACTTGGAAAACATACTTACCCAAAGCAACGGATTATTCTTGAACGGGAGGCTCCATTTCAGGCAGAAAAAGAAGGAGCTGTTATTTTTAAGTATGGCTCTCAAGTAAGATTTACAGTCATTGATAGAGTTCTTACTGAAAGTTCATGGTACCATCGAGATGAAAATTTCAGTATCTCTGATAAAATAGTCGTATTTTATTCTATTAAAGGTGGCGTTGGAAGATCAACTGCTTTAACCGCTGCGGCATGGAACTTTGCCCAAAAAGGGAAGAGCGTCATGGTCGTAGATATGGATTTAGAATCTCCTGGTATTTCTAGTAGTTTACTGCCTGAAGACCGCTGCCCAACTTATGGACTTCTTGATTGGCTAGTTGAAGATTTAGTTGATAACGGAACTGAGCTAGTAGACTCTATGTTTGGCCTTAGTCCCTTGGCCAAAAACATTCATGGGAATATTTTTGTTATTCCAGCACATGGAAAAGAATACGGGGAATATATTTCAAAAATGGGGCGTGCATGGATGCCTCAATTACGAAATGGCTCTCGTATCCCATGGCCTCATCGTTTACGTCGTGTTTTATTAGAGTTAGATAAAAAACTTCATCCCGATGTAATCCTTATCGATGCACGTTCTGGCTTAGATGAAATATCCTCTGCATGTGTACTAGGGCTTGCGCCAAAGTCAGTATTACTTTTTGCACTTGAAAATATGCAAACCTGGTCTGGGTATTCTATGCTCTTTAAGTACTGGAATACTGTCGAAGTTGCTAAAAAAATTCGTGAGTCCCTACAGATTGTTGCCGCAATGATTCTTGATGGAGAAAATAAAGAAAGTTATATTAAAAAATTGCGTGAAAGTTCTTGGGACTGCTTCGTAGAGCATCTTTATGACTCTATCCCTGCTGAAATTGATTCAGAAAATGATTTTTTTACCTTTGATCTTCTAGCGAACGAGGCCCCTCACAGTCCATGGGAAATAAAATGGCATCAAGGAATTAGTTCATTGAGACAACTTTATACTCTTTCTGAAAGCTTTGATCCAGTAATGATCAAGGCTATATTCCCATTTGTAGACAATTTATATGAAATTTTTTTTGGAGATGAATAA
- a CDS encoding N4-gp56 family major capsid protein, whose amino-acid sequence MPPITGTGDISYRTAGFVCGELLKRAQPLIVLSRFGQQQPIPKNHGNEIKFRGYLPLDNIPKALVEGVTPAASKPTFRDVVSRLQQYGDYIEITDVLSDTIEDPIWVEFSDILGEQSAIMLERVVTNKLLAGTNVFFSGKTGGIQATTRDGVNEPLTLTLQRRVTRALKRQEARTITDVVAASANFSTFSIAPSYVAVCHTDVEADIRNMPGFVPVEKYGSYKPMEGEVGSVENVRYVTTNLMEPWLDAGAAPAGGMEVESNEGACADVYPILYLGKNAFGVTPFAAQRARGAAPVNVMALNPNTPRGGDPLGQRGSLGWKAYRTAEILYDMWMARVEVAVTRL is encoded by the coding sequence ATGCCGCCCATCACCGGTACCGGGGATATTTCCTACCGCACTGCGGGCTTCGTCTGCGGTGAGCTGCTCAAGCGTGCCCAGCCGCTTATCGTGCTGTCCCGCTTCGGCCAGCAGCAGCCCATCCCCAAGAATCACGGCAACGAGATCAAGTTCCGCGGCTATCTGCCCCTGGACAACATCCCCAAGGCCCTTGTGGAAGGCGTGACGCCAGCGGCTTCCAAACCCACTTTCCGCGACGTGGTGTCGCGTCTCCAGCAGTACGGCGACTACATCGAGATCACCGACGTGCTGTCGGACACCATCGAAGACCCCATCTGGGTCGAGTTCTCCGACATCCTGGGAGAGCAGTCCGCCATCATGCTGGAACGAGTGGTGACCAACAAGCTGCTGGCCGGCACCAACGTGTTTTTCTCCGGCAAGACGGGCGGCATCCAGGCAACTACCCGCGATGGCGTAAACGAGCCGCTGACCCTGACCTTGCAGCGCCGTGTGACACGCGCCCTCAAGCGGCAGGAAGCCCGCACCATCACCGATGTGGTGGCTGCCAGCGCCAACTTCTCCACCTTTTCCATTGCCCCATCCTATGTGGCTGTCTGCCACACGGACGTGGAAGCCGACATCCGCAACATGCCCGGCTTTGTGCCCGTGGAAAAGTACGGCTCGTACAAGCCCATGGAAGGGGAAGTCGGCTCCGTTGAGAACGTGCGCTATGTGACCACCAACCTCATGGAACCGTGGCTGGATGCCGGTGCTGCTCCCGCAGGCGGGATGGAAGTGGAAAGCAATGAAGGCGCCTGCGCCGATGTCTACCCCATCCTCTACCTGGGCAAGAATGCCTTTGGTGTGACGCCCTTTGCCGCCCAGCGGGCCAGAGGGGCGGCCCCTGTGAATGTCATGGCGCTGAACCCCAATACCCCGCGTGGTGGTGACCCGCTGGGCCAGCGTGGCAGCCTGGGCTGGAAGGCCTACCGCACGGCCGAGATCCTTTACGACATGTGGATGGCCCGTGTGGAAGTGGCCGTCACCCGCCTGTAG
- a CDS encoding PD-(D/E)XK nuclease-like domain-containing protein → MEGMIIKDEQAAYYGRLALSNSGMGELLRCPAHLKAMLDRCGQDDKTNDAFTAGSLLHCMVLEPSEVSSRYRVKVNRGNTKAGKEEAEKAAEDGVQLVSQDMWETCSAMADAALRHPVMRSAHAAGDLRTEQSVYWTERGGTVPCKARVDALVTLPNYGLCAIDLKTTRDASLAAIEKSLYTYGYHRQAAWYLRGLRSAGMEVRAFLFLFVEKEPPYLTVATNISEGAQELALDEIRNCVDTFADCMASGIWPGYTESPVIELDLPAWAYKRNQ, encoded by the coding sequence ATGGAAGGAATGATCATTAAGGATGAGCAGGCTGCCTACTACGGGCGCCTGGCCCTTTCCAATTCCGGTATGGGAGAGCTGTTGCGCTGTCCCGCTCATCTGAAAGCCATGCTTGACCGTTGCGGTCAGGATGACAAGACGAACGATGCCTTCACTGCTGGCAGTCTGCTGCACTGCATGGTTCTTGAACCATCAGAAGTCAGTAGCCGCTACCGGGTGAAGGTCAATCGCGGCAACACCAAGGCAGGGAAGGAAGAGGCGGAAAAGGCAGCAGAGGATGGCGTCCAGCTCGTTTCCCAGGACATGTGGGAGACCTGCTCAGCCATGGCCGATGCTGCCTTGCGTCACCCTGTCATGCGTTCCGCGCACGCTGCCGGAGATCTTCGAACAGAGCAGTCCGTGTATTGGACAGAGCGTGGCGGGACGGTCCCCTGCAAGGCCCGTGTCGATGCGCTGGTGACGCTCCCCAACTATGGGCTTTGCGCCATCGACCTCAAGACCACACGGGACGCCAGCCTCGCTGCCATCGAAAAGAGCCTCTACACATACGGCTATCACCGGCAGGCTGCCTGGTATCTACGTGGCCTGCGCTCCGCCGGCATGGAAGTCCGCGCGTTCCTCTTCCTGTTCGTCGAAAAAGAGCCTCCGTATCTCACTGTCGCCACCAATATTTCCGAAGGCGCGCAGGAGCTTGCTCTTGATGAGATCAGAAACTGTGTCGACACCTTCGCGGATTGCATGGCTTCCGGCATCTGGCCCGGTTACACGGAATCCCCCGTCATCGAATTAGACCTGCCCGCATGGGCCTACAAGAGGAATCAGTAA
- the terL gene encoding phage terminase large subunit: MLFAKASTAEREALRLACEQDLLTFTALMFRARMAQPFLVNWHHARIVDALMAVYRGEIHNLIITMPPGGTKTELAVIHFMAWCFARSPHCRFLHLSGAAELAALNSATVKEIIELDEFQSLWPRRIRPDTRAKSRWNIDVGGRTAGGVYATSTGGQVTGFRAGYIRPGFSGAIIIDDPLKADDVWSDAKREAANRKITGTIRSRRASTEHTPVILIMQRLHEDDPAGHALAGDYALDFTHLEIQAVLDEDTDKERSYWPEKESLASLQELREKDPFTFAAQYQQRPTSLGGVMFKRDMIQRFRGRPEGLVRAGIFCDTAMKEGEKNDYSVLLYAATDDRDVYILDLDRGKWTAPVLLERAKSFWERHKPHRISNPLRFTGCHIEDKASGTGLIQTLRAQTSIPVIAVQRNRDKVSRANDVLPYVAGGRLYIPDDQPWADALIAELCAFSPAMTHAHDDQVDTVVDAIDTLLMPTGGMLAGADWS, from the coding sequence GTGCTGTTTGCCAAAGCATCCACAGCGGAGCGAGAGGCCCTGCGCCTGGCCTGTGAACAGGACCTGCTGACCTTCACGGCGCTCATGTTCCGTGCACGCATGGCCCAGCCGTTCCTGGTCAACTGGCATCATGCCAGGATCGTGGACGCCCTCATGGCCGTGTACCGGGGCGAGATCCACAACCTGATCATCACCATGCCGCCCGGGGGGACCAAGACCGAACTGGCCGTGATCCACTTCATGGCCTGGTGTTTCGCCCGTTCGCCACACTGCCGCTTTCTGCACCTCTCAGGAGCGGCGGAGCTGGCCGCCCTCAATTCGGCTACGGTGAAAGAAATCATCGAGCTGGACGAGTTCCAGAGCCTCTGGCCGCGCCGGATCAGACCGGATACGCGTGCCAAGAGCCGCTGGAACATCGACGTGGGCGGCAGGACGGCTGGCGGGGTCTATGCCACGTCCACCGGCGGCCAGGTGACGGGCTTTCGTGCCGGCTACATCCGGCCAGGATTTTCCGGCGCCATCATCATCGACGATCCGCTCAAAGCCGACGACGTGTGGAGCGATGCCAAACGCGAGGCGGCCAACCGCAAGATCACGGGCACCATACGCAGCCGTCGTGCCAGCACGGAGCATACGCCCGTCATTCTCATCATGCAGCGGCTCCACGAAGACGACCCCGCGGGACACGCCCTGGCCGGAGATTACGCTCTGGACTTCACGCATCTGGAGATCCAGGCCGTACTGGACGAAGACACCGACAAAGAGCGGAGCTACTGGCCGGAGAAGGAGAGCCTGGCCTCCCTGCAAGAGCTGCGGGAGAAGGATCCGTTCACGTTCGCGGCCCAGTACCAGCAGCGCCCTACCTCGCTGGGCGGTGTCATGTTCAAGCGGGACATGATCCAGCGCTTCCGCGGCAGGCCGGAGGGATTGGTGCGGGCCGGGATATTCTGTGACACGGCCATGAAGGAAGGCGAGAAGAACGACTATTCCGTGCTGCTCTACGCGGCTACGGACGACAGGGACGTATATATCCTGGACCTGGACAGGGGGAAATGGACGGCACCGGTCCTGCTGGAACGGGCCAAGTCCTTCTGGGAGCGGCACAAGCCGCACCGTATCAGCAATCCTTTGCGATTCACTGGATGCCATATCGAGGACAAAGCCAGCGGTACCGGCCTGATACAGACCCTTCGGGCGCAGACGTCCATCCCCGTCATCGCGGTGCAGCGCAACCGGGACAAGGTGAGCCGCGCCAATGACGTGCTGCCCTATGTGGCCGGGGGGCGGCTATACATTCCTGATGACCAGCCATGGGCGGACGCTCTCATCGCGGAGCTGTGCGCCTTTTCGCCGGCCATGACCCATGCCCATGACGACCAGGTGGATACGGTGGTGGATGCCATCGATACCCTGCTTATGCCCACCGGCGGCATGCTGGCCGGTGCTGACTGGAGCTAA
- a CDS encoding glycoside hydrolase family 108 protein, with amino-acid sequence MPDNDNSFSRAHAFTAHWEGGFSDHPADNGGLTAYGASLKFVKGIAATQQGRDFLQRIGFRLPVNKASMRSVTPDMARAMFKREFWDRLRLDDMPFRPACALYDAAVNSGCAQSVRLAQRGFNACARGSNVALDVDGILGPKTRAALACDTDALIRAVIQARRIFYEELARDDPSQAVFLEGWLNRADALEKFLLESK; translated from the coding sequence ATGCCTGACAACGACAACAGTTTTTCCCGCGCTCATGCCTTCACCGCCCATTGGGAGGGCGGCTTTTCCGACCACCCTGCCGACAATGGCGGCCTGACGGCCTACGGGGCCTCGCTCAAGTTCGTGAAGGGCATCGCCGCGACCCAGCAGGGCCGCGACTTTTTGCAGCGCATCGGCTTCCGCCTGCCCGTCAACAAGGCATCCATGCGTTCCGTGACGCCTGATATGGCCCGGGCCATGTTCAAGCGCGAGTTCTGGGACCGGCTGCGTCTGGATGACATGCCGTTCCGGCCTGCCTGCGCCCTGTATGACGCCGCCGTCAACAGCGGCTGTGCCCAGTCCGTCAGGCTGGCCCAGCGCGGCTTCAACGCCTGCGCACGCGGCAGCAATGTGGCACTCGACGTGGACGGTATCCTTGGCCCCAAGACACGGGCCGCCCTGGCCTGTGACACGGACGCCCTGATCAGGGCCGTCATCCAGGCGCGCCGCATTTTCTACGAGGAGCTGGCCCGCGACGATCCTTCGCAGGCCGTTTTCCTGGAGGGCTGGCTCAACCGGGCCGATGCCCTGGAAAAGTTCCTGCTCGAATCAAAGTAA
- a CDS encoding DUF1064 domain-containing protein, translated as MYGKARIPGPGRSYKGEGMNKTERLYAAHLEALKRAGTILGWAYEPVKLRLAAATFYTPDFLVIGADGAMELHEVKGHWEDDARVKIKVAAEQHPWFRFLAVRARGGVWEIERFGAWKHEKTEEAPYVR; from the coding sequence ATGTACGGGAAAGCACGCATACCCGGCCCGGGCCGTTCGTACAAGGGCGAGGGCATGAACAAGACGGAGCGCCTGTACGCCGCCCACCTGGAAGCGCTCAAACGGGCCGGGACGATCCTGGGCTGGGCCTATGAACCCGTGAAATTGCGCCTAGCTGCCGCGACCTTCTACACGCCGGACTTCCTCGTCATCGGCGCCGATGGAGCCATGGAGCTGCATGAGGTCAAAGGCCACTGGGAAGACGACGCCAGGGTCAAGATCAAGGTGGCCGCGGAACAGCATCCCTGGTTCCGCTTCCTTGCGGTCAGGGCCAGAGGCGGCGTTTGGGAAATAGAGCGCTTCGGCGCCTGGAAACATGAAAAAACTGAGGAAGCCCCGTATGTTCGTTGA